One Glycine max cultivar Williams 82 chromosome 1, Glycine_max_v4.0, whole genome shotgun sequence genomic window, atcgtaaaatttggatatgttgttcgacaTTCAGTTGCGCACACTTTGACCATTGGGATTTGTGAGATAATGTTCGTGTAAGACACACTAAAATATGCTCAAGTCTCATTCCTTGCAATTAGATCCTAAAATCTTTAAAGGGGTCTCTTTTCCTACTAAACTTTGTTGTGTtcttgagtttttatttttattttttcttgttcaaTGTTATATTTAGTTTGGAAGGTATTTCATTCTCCTCTCTCTATCAGTATCTTACCTCTTTTCTCATTAATGTAGTTTATTTTCCTACCCTACACAAAAAGGTATTTACATGTTTATAACGCATGACATTCCAGGATGATAGAAGATTATACATTCAACAAATGGGGTAAGACTAATTAATAAAAACCTTGAATGAAGAGATTCATATTAAGGATTCTGCAAACAAGTGTTGTGACTGAGAGTCAAAGAGATGCGGATCAGTCATCAACACTTACCAATGGTTATTGATATGTTTTAATATACCAAAAGGATTAAATTTTGTGCCTATATCCTATTAAGAAATTTGTCCAAATTATCTTTACCTCAAAATGGGGTTGTACAACTTCCTCTGGTTTCTTTTTCGAACTCGACATGGTTGCTGGTCTCAAGCTGAAATTAGAAAATGACTAAGTCACTTCAATGTAAAGTTAACACAATTGCCAGTCAAAACTTTAGAAGGATAACttacaaaagttaaaataaaaagattatgaTGCGCATAACTAAAAAAACCCTGATATAACAtaaaatgaaggaaaacaaagtatAGTGGGACTTAGAACTTCATTGCCACATCCAACTCCATCAGTGGAGAGAAAAGACACAAGATATTAAATACTTCGATTTTTAGAATCTAGTGTGTCCCACTATCCAAGTACCCCAAACTACAGAAAACAAAtgtacaaaacatatatatatatatatatatatatatatatatatatatatatatatatatatttactcataaaataatttattaaaattatcattttaaaattaatttttagagttttttatgatccaaaattatttaacagttacttataatattttaattaaaatttatttttaaatataattttacaataaatttattttgaggtatattagtattaaaaaaaaaattggggccGCCTAAAGCCTTCCTTGGTTGGGCCTTAAGCCGGCCATGCTGAAACATTGAGTTGAAGTAACAGaaacattgaaacaaaaatattcacCAAAATGCAGTTCTTCTAACTCTCACCAAAATTACGGCACGAATATAAAGGGTTCATATAATGTTTCAGGTAATTTTAAAGTgctaatttatataaatgatatttaatgtgatgattattaaatatgaaagaataattaaatCAGTGGATTGATTTtagaattattaaaattattaaatgtgtTGATTATTGTAAAAGGTTGTTATGAGCCGTTAAGGAGTTACTATAAGCAAGAAACTGTAAAGATTAAAGTCCTCTCAAGAacacattgtaaatttttcaaACTCTCTCCTAGTCATTATAAAATACAGTAGATGTAAGAATTATGTTATCCGATATCTTGTAGcataattttttgtatgatgAATCCTACACATGATAGTAAAATTATGTCAACACATGTCCCCACAATTAAGTCCATGTTTGGATGCCATGTCAGTTGGAGAactttaaactatttttattttcaaaataacaaattCATCACGAACGTGTATAAGATCTCTCAAATGTGTATTACTTATATTCAAATATAGCCTAAACTGTGGGAGGAATGAGGAAAAGAATTTTACTTGTACAGAAATCATCAGCAACATGTCGACTTACACGTGTATGACCTTTTACTTTTCCTTGTATCTCTTGAAAGGTAGAGATAGTGGTTCCAAACTATATGCGTTGTTCCCCCGTTTGAATACTCCATAGACAACCGAAGTTGTATAAAACTCCTTCAATGGATGATGCACTCTTTCTAGAATATCCCCCCTGTACATTAATGAAATGTGCTTATTGGAGGATGTCCCAAAAACATAGTTGGCAAAAACAACAACGACACATACATGTATTTCAACaaccaaaaaaagaatcaaattcctttaaaaattgatctttaatgatgaggtaaaaaaaaaatgaaatatataattaataaaaaaaaaacaccaggGGACTAATTCATCTAACCTTGATAAGGAATCTGTCTTCTCCATACAAGTTCATAGCCATAGGTAATCTAGTTTGCCAAAAATAAGATAACTACAGAAAACACAAAACAGAAGTTCTAGCTATGTAGAACCAGACTATACAAACAACGTCATGGAGACAGAGAACCTGAGagtaaaagaagagaaagttcAACATTTTATGTTTACACTTGGTTAATTTAGCATAACAGAACTTCTAAGACTTACATTAGAATCAAGATGGAAATGGCAGTAAGCATATTCAGCATCTCCCAAGTCATTCcaccttgcattttttttttaaatccctCTGCACATTATTTCTATCTATAAACCATTTATTCTTgactttgaaattttaaaataggtaAAAGGGTAGGCTGGGGCAGAATGTCTCTGAAGGTCAGGGGTATgggatttaaatttatttcctacTTTGAGCTAATATTTTATGGGCTAGATAGATCTCATTAGTCTTTATAAGACAAAATATCTGGTTTCCTTGATCCCAATATCTGGGGCAAAATGTCGTAGCATCAATGTGATGGAATGAAAACGTTCAAAACCAAACATGTGGAACACCAGAACTACATACAGTAGTATTTGATATTTTAGGCACATAGATGAAAATCTAATAAATGGTAACACTGGTATTATGACATAGAACCCCCTCCCAAAACCTTACATGCAAGGAACAAAGGAAAAGACCCAtatgaacttttatttttattatatattccaTATTTTACATCAAATCATTCaaggttaaaaaaattacgGAATTTGATTCCATTTTTGGTTGTTGAAATACACGTCTGTGTTGTTTTTGCCAGCTATGTTTTTGGGATATCTATCATAGTAAGCACATATCTTTAATGTACATGCCGATTCTAAAAAAAGGAGTTGGTAGAATTTTATACAACTTCTGCTGCGTATAGTAGCACATATAGTTTGGAACCACTACCTACTTCTGAAGAGAAGATATAGGAAAAGTCAAGGCCATGCATGTGCTCAAGTGCTGTAAGTCAAGATATCAGTTTAATTGTGAGAACATAGTAGCATGCTGATGGCTTGATGCATTCGTTTGCTTAGAGGGGTAGGTCTTAACTTTACATTATATTAGCTATATATTATATGCAAGATGCAGaattagagaaaaattattgtGAGAATTACCTATTACCTATGAATTATTAGAATTAAGAGGAGTAGAAAGATGAGAGAATCTGACTGACACGGAATGATCATGGGTAGTATCATGATCTCATACGTAATACCGCTCAAAGTTAAAATTACTATCTAATTTTATGTTACAAAAATACAGATCAGAAGAAAATTTGACTATTTTCGTTTTGTTTATGGAAGCCCTAACAGatcaaaagttaattaaaaactgCCAATATTAATTCAACTGTTTCTGTTCTCGTATGTGTGTACATTGACCACCAAAGTCAAGCCAATAACTTTTACCTTCGTGTCTCAAGACTGACCTAATTTAAGATTTGTATAATAGTGGTCTTAATTTGTACAAGAATAGTCCTGCATTTATAAATGTTggttacatttttaaaatattacatcaTCTTATCAATAGTTGAATGAGAGCTGAATCTCTTAAGTATTTTTGTTGTTACGTACCTAATCTCTTAATTAAGTATGTTAATAATGATTTAAATTCTAACTAGAAGTATGAAAAAAGGTTTTATTACATAGGAGAGACAAACCTATTTCAATAAATGCACTAAAAAATTGTCTCGTTAACCATGTTAttaggatattaattaaaaaactaaaatccaAATGTATTTATTGTGCGACATCAAAGTAGAACataaaaagatattaataatACAATTTAACCAATATCTTTAACATACGGTTAATTTTTGGCTTAGGAAAATAACTTTCCACGGTCGATTAGAGAATTCaatttatagattttaaaaaattcaacagAGGATCATAGACCACCTTATTGTAGAAATCCTCATATCTACGCTATTGAAAAGTTGTACCACTACAAATCCTCTTATGTAATTGTTGAAACATGTGTATACCATTCTAAGAAAGGATTTGATGACAAATGAAGATTTTACATCATTTTCACCTTAAAAAGTTTGGTAGTTTCGACATTCTCCTAATTAATCAAGATATCGTATCAAACTTTTTTGCAATGTGAGCCTTCGGCTATGAAATATACATGACGCCGCCAGTCTAGGCACAATGTTATATTTAATACCACAAAAGTATTTTGACAAGAAGGAATCGAAGAAAAATTCATAGTGAGAGAAATGTGTTTATACTAAGATATGTTCGAAATTGATTAATAGTTTCAAAAAACTTTAACGCAAACGGTTTGACGAACATATTTCCTATTCTTTTCCTACTTCTCAGTTGTTTTGTATATTACTGTTTGTCCAAAAACAAGTGGCCAGGTCATCAACTGGtgctatatataattattattattatttttatgtgctagatgtataattttatatattggtACTGTAACTTCCTTATATAATGCTGACGTGTTATTCACTACAAGAAGAACATAGCTACTAACATCTTTACAAGGCAGCACACCACCACACGGTAGTTGAGAGTTGAAAGTCATATTTCCCATGAGATGCATTTTGTTGACCAAGTACTCATttgttacataaaattaatattttagtgcTAAACGTGGGTTAAGGTACGGCGGGTTAAGGCTGTACCAAAATTCTTAAACCAATAGCTTGAAAAGTACCAATTCTAAAAATTGTATGCGAGAAATATTagaatcttttatatatataaattggaaTTCATATTTTGTATGAGAAAATTTTCAAGAGTTGTTATTTAATGATGgtatttttagaaatttgtcTTTAACGAAAACATTTTTAGGGATTcttcttaatgttttatttttgtttcaatctatattttcattttcatttctaaattaaatttcaatatttaaaaaaactatcaattgttaaaaataactttctattacaatataatttttttagcatatatttaaaatctaatttacatatttaaaaatatttatttaattattataaattttaattaaaatataatttatatatgtaaaattatttatttattataaattttaattatataacatGACAGGTTAAACTAGTTGTAAATTTGATCATTTCATATTATTAGATTATTTGACAACTACTTACAGATTGGCAACCATTTTTATTGGTCAAACTCGCCGTTGAAAATAAACAGTGCTGAGCTCACCACCAACTTGCTGCTTAATCAATACTGAAAATTCCCCTCACCAACCTAGGTGGctatattttgatatatttaagCCGGTCACACAAAGCCTTCTAAATAATGCATGCTATCATTCACTATTCCACACACGTTTCTACATGGTTAATTTGAGCCATAATTGGAATGCTTATTAGATTGACCATATATGTTTCGAAAGTGATTTTATTTCCACCATgtcattattaaattaaaatcccAGACAAGGACTAGTTTTATGTACATGCACAAAGACTGTACACACGACAAATTTATATGTTGAAATTAGTCAAAAATGTAACGTGGAATTATTGATGCTGCCCCATCCTTTCATAATTTTGTATTGTACCACACCCACTATATATGCATCTAAATGTTTGTGAGAAATTAAGAGCAGCACACACAAGGAGGAGACAACACAAAGTGcaaaaaaacagaaattaaacACTACTAGTAGCTAGCTAGGGTGAGAAAATGGGTGAAGCTAAGGAAATATGGTCTGCACCAATAACCCCTAGAACAGCTTCAGTAGTAGGAACACCTGTTGTGGCATCTCCACCTGTGTCATGTCCACCCTCTCAGCTTCACTCACCATCTCTAACAAGGTCACCTCTACTTCACCCTGAGGATGGAGATGCACCACGTCGTAAAACATCTAAGACTCCAAAGACTCCAAGAACCCCTAGAACCCCTAGAACCCCACTTAGAATCTCTAATTTGACTCCAAAGTTCATCACCCCTTTGGGAAGCCCTATGAGAAAAGCTCTGAGGTTCACCAAGCTTGATCCTCAGGATGCTTGGCTTCCAATCACTGAGTCAAGGAATGGTAACAAGTACTATGCTGCTTTTCACACCCTTTGTTCTGGTATTGGAATTCAGGCCCTTGTTCTCCCTGTGGCCTTCACTATTCTTGGTTGGTAAGtcttcaaatataatttatgcatCTATATATGTTACTTACGTTATCTTTTTATCTGTGTATAGTGTATATACCTCCCCATCAATCTCTTTTATTCACTTTCTGTGTTTGTCTTtgtcatttttctctctttattgcTTCTCAATTAGtgttgtttgttttcatggtaAAAagcatcaaaatcaattttgcttcctatcaaacttaattttagtaaaaataggaATGTTTGGTTATTGGTGGTTGGTAAATTGAATTTGTCTCCAAAGCTCAATTTAACTATAAATGATAAAACGAAACTTTTATGTTGAGTTGAAGAACTTGTTTTTAaggtaaaaacatttaaatataaatcatttcttctcaaaattactttcaattacaaaaatcaattttgtaaacTTCTATCCAAACACATACTTATACTTAGTGCATGTTTAGATTTTAATGGGAAAACTCAAGTAATTTTACACCTAAAGcactattttttcttcttcttcgttttaTAGTTTGGAATTTACAACTGTATATTAGAATtcgtaaaattattttctaaacttTCATCTAAACATAATCTTACTAGTTGTTAGACTTGTTGTATGCGTGCCTATTTgtaatttacaaattacaacTAGGATACTTGAAGGTTACAACTGAACAGGTAGAAGTATAGttggaattattattattaaaaaagcaACCAGAATAACAACttgtataatataaaatgataaaacttTATCATAACAGTAAGTGGTCATTACTAAAAACAACCATTATAACATCttgtataatataaaatgataaaacttTATTATAATAGTAAGTGATGTACGTTTCACGGGCTCTTAATTATTGgatgtttcttttcttctttcttttttttttgggtaattATTGAATGTTTCTGTTCTAAGCTCAATTATTTGATTTCACATAAAATAACAAATCCCATATATTTTATGGCCATTTTGTGATTTCTTTAAATGGAATTGTTGAATTTTGAAGTAACAAATTTTTTGGCGGATTGCAGGACGTGGGGAATCATAACTATGACTCTGGCTTTCATATGGCAACTTTACACCTTATGGCTGCTGGTCAACCTTCATGAGTCGGTAGAGCAAGGTGTACGCTACTGTCGATACCTTCAACTCTGCGGAGCTACCTTCGGTATGATTTCTCCACGTGTCCActgtattttcttttcaaatttttaatcctATCATtctaaattcaataaattttttagctGATAATTTACAGGAGCTTTTGTGTAAGCTAAATGAGATTTTGTAAGTAGTTATAAAAGAGGaaacaaatttaacttttttataatttaaaatcaagtCATACattcaacttttaaaaagttttcttcctaacttttttatttataatacattTACTTAATAGTATAGATTACTACTTCTCTATTTGTTTTCAAATAGAACGTTTAAAGTTAGAAATATGGTGTGTTTCAATATAaaccaaatgaataaaaagtaaaataaaaacataattcttTCACAAATTACTTTtgtttcaaaagtattttttcaCTTGAAAATCAGGCATGCACATATGTTAAATAAGTAATGAAATGCCAAAATCATTTCCCAACTAATAAAGTGTTGGCATGATGTGTTGCAGGGGAGAAACTTGGGAAAATCCTAGCCTTGTTCCCAATACTGTACCTATCAGCAGGGACATGCACCACATTGATCATCATAGGAGGATCCACAGCAAGGACATTTTACCAAGTGGTGTGTGGTGAAACATGCACTGCCAAACCTATGACCACTGTGGAATGGTACTTGGTGTTCACCTGTGTAGCTGTGGTGCTATCACAGTTGCCAAACTTGAATTCCATTGCTGGGGTGTCACTCATTGGAGCTGTCACTGCTGTAGGGTATTGTACTGCCATTTGGGTAACCTCTGTGGCACGGGGTGCCCTACCGGATGTGAGCTATAACCCTGTGAGGACTGGAAACAGTGTTGAAGATGCCTTTAGTGTGCTCAATGCATTGGGTATCATTGCCTTTGCTTTCAGGGGCCACAATCTCATCCTTGAAATTCAGGTACGGGAACAATATATTCTATGCTTATTTTCCTATTACCTTGttgaattttatgaaattagtgaaaatttgaatgttgaataataagaaaaaagaacaaaataaattgTGGTTGATTCAACTGTTAGTTACTAGTTACTAGTCACTAGTCAGAGTCAGACAGAGTTACATAAGCAGCGAGAATTTGAAGTTTCTTTGCCTTATCTTTTGGCTTGGTGGGAATGAAATATGTACATTGCTTAGTTTACTATAGTCTATAGTACTGCTTTCAAAGTTGACATTAAAGTTGTTGAAAAACtcaaatagagagagagagagaccggGTCAAGCATACAATATTGAAGTTGGCGGATGactttcctttttatattaattagtcGACATTGACGTTCAGaacataggaaaaaaaataaaaaattcaggaTCAGTGTTGAGTACTCAACTTCATTAAATAGAAAGACGAATGGTTAGTTAAGTTGTACCATCCATATctcaattttttcaatgaatTGAGCTAAGCTTTAGATATTTAATTGGGTTTAACTTGAGCGTTAGCAAGTCACCATCGCTATAGTGGTTCCTCTATCTCTTGAAGG contains:
- the LOC100500076 gene encoding lysine histidine transporter-like 8, giving the protein MGEAKEIWSAPITPRTASVVGTPVVASPPVSCPPSQLHSPSLTRSPLLHPEDGDAPRRKTSKTPKTPRTPRTPRTPLRISNLTPKFITPLGSPMRKALRFTKLDPQDAWLPITESRNGNKYYAAFHTLCSGIGIQALVLPVAFTILGWTWGIITMTLAFIWQLYTLWLLVNLHESVEQGVRYCRYLQLCGATFGEKLGKILALFPILYLSAGTCTTLIIIGGSTARTFYQVVCGETCTAKPMTTVEWYLVFTCVAVVLSQLPNLNSIAGVSLIGAVTAVGYCTAIWVTSVARGALPDVSYNPVRTGNSVEDAFSVLNALGIIAFAFRGHNLILEIQSTMPSSEKHPSHVPMWKGVKVSYTIIAACLFPMAIGGYWAYGQLIPANGGMLTALYQFHSRDVSRFVLGLTSFFVVVNGLCSFQIYGMPAFDDMESGYTTRMKKPCPWWLRAFIRVFFGFLCFFIGVAVPFLSQMAGLIGGVALPVTFAYPCFMWLKTKKPKKYSAMWWLNWFLGTLGVALSAILVAASLYVIIDTGVNVSFFNPQ